The proteins below are encoded in one region of Terriglobales bacterium:
- a CDS encoding STAS domain-containing protein, with translation MLKFHTELGTPGLAVVRCTGRLVAGERNLERLVSILECAEPRLVLDLGEVEAIDAAGVGALADLLRRAQESGRELALWNLSAQVREVLDVTGLGELFQGAVESAGIRVA, from the coding sequence ATGCTTAAGTTTCATACCGAGCTGGGAACACCCGGGCTGGCAGTGGTGCGCTGCACCGGCCGGCTGGTGGCGGGCGAGCGCAACCTGGAGAGGCTGGTGTCGATCCTGGAGTGCGCGGAGCCGCGCCTGGTCCTGGACCTGGGCGAGGTGGAGGCCATCGACGCGGCCGGCGTAGGCGCGCTGGCCGACCTGCTGCGGCGGGCGCAGGAAAGCGGCCGCGAACTGGCCCTGTGGAACCTGAGCGCGCAGGTGCGCGAGGTCCTGGATGTGACCGGCCTGGGCGAACTCTTCCAGGGCGCGGTGGAGAGCGCCGGCATCCGCGTGGCCTGA